The Lutibacter sp. Hel_I_33_5 genome has a window encoding:
- the groES gene encoding co-chaperone GroES: MGLNIKPLADRVLVEPAAAETTTASGIIIPDNAKEKPQKGTVVATGNGKKDEPLTVKVGDTVLYSKYGGTELKLEGKDYLMMRESDILAIV; encoded by the coding sequence ATGGGATTAAACATTAAACCTTTAGCAGACAGAGTTCTTGTAGAACCAGCTGCAGCTGAAACTACTACAGCATCAGGAATTATTATTCCAGATAATGCAAAAGAAAAACCACAAAAAGGAACTGTTGTTGCTACCGGTAATGGCAAAAAAGACGAACCTTTAACAGTAAAAGTTGGCGATACAGTTTTATACAGCAAGTATGGTGGAACTGAATTAAAACTAGAAGGAAAAGATTATTTAATGATGCGCGAAAGCGACATTTTAGCAATTGTTTAA
- the secG gene encoding preprotein translocase subunit SecG, which yields MSYNLFLALILILAIALILIVMVQNPKGGGLSSSFGGGGAQSLGGVQNTNNFLDRTTWTLAIAMFALILLANFAIPRAGDNFKLDKTLEGVETSAPTTDTNLPASTTKDTVN from the coding sequence ATGAGTTATAACTTATTTTTAGCTTTAATTTTAATCTTAGCGATAGCGCTAATATTAATTGTTATGGTTCAAAACCCTAAAGGTGGAGGATTATCTTCTTCATTTGGAGGTGGTGGAGCACAATCTTTAGGTGGTGTTCAAAACACAAATAACTTTTTAGATAGAACTACTTGGACATTAGCAATTGCAATGTTTGCGTTAATTTTATTAGCAAATTTCGCAATCCCAAGAGCTGGAGATAATTTTAAGTTAGATAAAACATTAGAAGGTGTTGAAACTTCTGCACCTACTACAGATACTAATTTACCAGCATCTACAACAAAAGATACTGTAAATTAA
- a CDS encoding sigma 54-interacting transcriptional regulator, with protein MENLQAIKQRFGIIGNDVQLNRALEKAVRVAPTDISVLVTGESGVGKESIPKIIHQLSHRKHAKYIAVNCGAIPEGTIDSELFGHEKGAFTGASSTRKGYFEVADGGTIFLDEVGELPLTTQVRLLRVLENGEYIKVGSSEVQKTNVRIVAATNMKMHEAISKEKFREDLYYRLSTIEINLPALRERNEDIHLLFRKFASDFAQKYRMPTIRLDENATKLLLNYSFPGNIRQLRNIAEQISVVEENRLVTADKIVQYLPNMKGNLPAVIGGKTSNSDFANERDIMYKVLFDMRNDINDLKKLTLDLIKNGDSEQVQAQNHQLIEKIYQEQTEQESNIEVVQIPQNNVQNNYDFIETIEEDESLSLQDKEIEMIKKSLEKNNNKRKLAAKELGISERTLYRKIKQYDL; from the coding sequence ATGGAAAACTTACAAGCTATAAAACAACGTTTTGGCATCATTGGTAACGATGTGCAACTAAATCGTGCTTTAGAAAAAGCCGTTAGAGTTGCACCTACAGATATTTCTGTTTTAGTTACTGGAGAAAGTGGTGTTGGAAAAGAAAGTATCCCAAAGATTATTCATCAATTATCACATAGAAAGCATGCAAAATATATTGCCGTAAATTGTGGTGCAATTCCTGAAGGAACTATAGATAGTGAGTTATTTGGACACGAAAAAGGAGCATTTACTGGAGCTTCATCTACCAGAAAAGGATATTTTGAAGTTGCTGACGGTGGAACGATATTTCTAGATGAAGTTGGAGAATTACCATTAACAACACAAGTACGTTTATTACGTGTTTTAGAAAATGGCGAGTATATTAAAGTTGGATCATCAGAAGTACAAAAAACAAATGTTCGAATTGTTGCTGCAACCAACATGAAAATGCACGAAGCCATATCTAAAGAAAAATTTAGAGAAGACTTATATTACAGATTAAGTACTATTGAAATTAACTTACCAGCTTTAAGAGAACGTAATGAAGACATTCATTTATTATTTAGAAAGTTTGCATCAGACTTTGCTCAAAAATATAGAATGCCAACGATTCGTTTGGACGAAAATGCAACAAAATTATTATTAAATTATAGTTTTCCTGGTAACATTCGTCAATTAAGAAATATAGCAGAACAAATTTCTGTTGTTGAAGAAAATAGATTAGTTACTGCTGATAAAATAGTTCAGTATTTACCAAATATGAAAGGTAATTTACCAGCTGTAATTGGAGGTAAAACTAGTAATTCTGATTTCGCTAATGAACGAGACATTATGTACAAAGTTTTGTTTGATATGCGAAATGATATTAATGATCTAAAAAAACTGACTTTAGATTTAATTAAAAACGGAGATTCAGAACAAGTTCAAGCACAGAATCATCAGCTAATAGAAAAGATTTATCAAGAACAAACTGAACAAGAATCAAACATTGAAGTTGTTCAGATTCCACAAAATAATGTTCAAAATAATTACGATTTTATAGAGACAATTGAAGAAGATGAAAGTTTATCACTTCAAGACAAAGAAATCGAAATGATTAAAAAATCATTAGAGAAAAACAATAACAAACGTAAATTAGCAGCAAAAGAACTTGGTATTTCTGAGCGAACACTTTATAGAAAAATCAAACAATACGATTTATAA
- a CDS encoding exosortase F system-associated protein, giving the protein MHKTTRIILIILLFLMLIFVRSISSDVFYDPLIRYFHNDYLYKMMPEMNEWKLVVNILYRYTINTLISLGIIWLIFQKKDHLKFAGFFHMTAFMILIVVFVFLLRDKFQEGYLLPFYIRRFLIHPLFLLILLPAFYYQKLRSK; this is encoded by the coding sequence ATGCATAAAACTACTAGAATCATATTAATTATTTTGTTGTTTTTGATGCTGATATTTGTTAGATCAATTTCATCAGATGTTTTTTATGATCCATTAATTCGGTATTTTCATAATGATTACTTGTATAAGATGATGCCAGAAATGAATGAATGGAAATTAGTTGTAAATATACTTTATAGATATACGATTAATACACTTATTTCTTTAGGGATTATATGGCTGATTTTTCAGAAAAAGGATCATCTAAAGTTTGCTGGATTTTTTCACATGACCGCTTTTATGATTCTAATTGTTGTCTTTGTTTTCTTACTAAGAGACAAGTTTCAAGAGGGTTATTTATTACCTTTTTATATAAGACGATTTTTAATTCATCCATTGTTTTTATTGATTTTATTACCAGCGTTTTACTATCAAAAACTTCGAAGCAAATAA
- the xrtF gene encoding exosortase family protein XrtF, giving the protein MKKYRNIVLFLIKFFATYFILFAIYSFYLHQTQEKDEVFVCAPITTKVAEQATNTLQAFGHNANFVQHEDELSVKVLIDDVYLARVIEGCNSISIIVLFIAFIFAFSGKVIPTILYAIIGSLIIYSINIFRISFLVYMLKMFPEKQTILHDLVFPAIIYGTTFLLWVIWVNKFSKKKNDA; this is encoded by the coding sequence GTGAAAAAATACAGAAACATCGTTCTTTTTCTAATTAAGTTTTTTGCGACCTACTTTATATTATTCGCTATTTATTCGTTTTACTTACATCAAACTCAAGAAAAAGATGAGGTTTTTGTTTGTGCTCCAATAACAACAAAAGTAGCAGAACAAGCAACAAATACATTGCAGGCTTTTGGTCATAATGCTAATTTTGTGCAGCATGAAGATGAATTGTCTGTTAAAGTTTTAATAGATGATGTTTATCTTGCTAGAGTAATTGAAGGGTGTAATTCTATTAGTATTATTGTACTTTTTATTGCATTTATTTTTGCGTTTTCCGGTAAAGTGATACCTACAATTTTATATGCGATTATTGGTAGTCTAATTATTTATAGTATAAATATATTTAGAATCTCATTTTTGGTTTATATGCTGAAAATGTTTCCAGAAAAACAAACCATTCTGCATGATTTAGTTTTTCCTGCAATAATTTATGGAACCACATTTTTACTATGGGTAATTTGGGTAAATAAGTTTTCTAAAAAGAAGAATGATGCATAA
- the groL gene encoding chaperonin GroEL (60 kDa chaperone family; promotes refolding of misfolded polypeptides especially under stressful conditions; forms two stacked rings of heptamers to form a barrel-shaped 14mer; ends can be capped by GroES; misfolded proteins enter the barrel where they are refolded when GroES binds) yields MAKDIKFDIEARDGLKRGVDALANAVKVTLGPKGRNVIISKSFGAPTVTKDGVSVAKEIELENELENMGAQMVKEVASKTNDLAGDGTTTATVLAQAIVKEGLKNVAAGANPMDLKRGIDKAVTAIVADLDKQSKQVGNSSEKIKQVAAISANNDNTIGDLIATAFTKVGKEGVITVEEAKGMETYVDVVEGMQFDRGYLSPYFVTDADKMIADLENPYVLLFDKKISNLQEILPILEPVSQSGRPLLIIAEDVDGQALATLVVNKLRGGLKIAAVKAPGFGDRRKAMLEDIAILTGATVISEERGFSLENATLDLLGNAEGITIDKDNTTIVNGSGKASNIKARVNQIKAQIETTTSDYDREKLQERLAKLAGGVAVLYVGAASEVEMKEKKDRVDDALHATRAAVEEGIVAGGGVALVRAKKVLEKITTENLDETTGVQIVNKAIESPLRTIVENAGGEGSVVINKVLEGKKDFGYDAKSEAYVDMLKAGIIDPKKVTRVALENAASVAGMILTTECALVDIKEDAPAGGGMPPMGGGMPGMM; encoded by the coding sequence ATGGCAAAAGATATAAAATTTGATATTGAAGCTCGTGACGGATTAAAACGCGGAGTTGATGCATTGGCAAATGCTGTAAAAGTAACGTTAGGACCAAAAGGAAGAAATGTAATAATTTCTAAATCTTTTGGCGCACCAACAGTAACTAAAGATGGTGTTTCTGTAGCAAAAGAAATAGAACTAGAAAATGAGCTTGAAAACATGGGAGCTCAAATGGTAAAGGAAGTTGCTTCTAAAACCAATGATTTAGCTGGTGACGGAACTACAACTGCTACAGTTTTAGCACAAGCTATCGTTAAAGAAGGTTTAAAAAATGTTGCCGCTGGTGCAAATCCTATGGATTTAAAACGTGGTATTGACAAAGCTGTAACAGCAATAGTTGCAGATTTAGATAAACAATCTAAACAAGTTGGTAACTCATCAGAAAAAATAAAACAAGTTGCTGCAATTTCTGCAAATAACGATAATACTATTGGCGATTTAATTGCTACTGCCTTCACCAAAGTTGGTAAAGAAGGTGTTATTACTGTTGAAGAAGCTAAAGGTATGGAAACGTATGTTGATGTTGTAGAAGGAATGCAATTTGATAGAGGTTATTTATCTCCTTATTTTGTAACAGATGCAGATAAAATGATTGCTGATTTAGAAAATCCTTATGTTTTATTATTTGACAAAAAGATTTCTAACTTACAAGAGATACTTCCAATTTTAGAACCAGTTTCTCAATCAGGAAGACCATTATTAATTATTGCTGAAGATGTAGATGGACAAGCATTAGCAACTTTAGTAGTAAATAAATTACGTGGTGGTTTAAAAATTGCTGCCGTAAAAGCTCCTGGTTTTGGTGACAGAAGAAAAGCTATGCTAGAAGACATTGCAATCTTAACAGGTGCAACGGTAATTTCTGAAGAAAGAGGTTTTTCTCTAGAAAACGCAACTTTAGATTTATTAGGTAATGCTGAAGGTATTACAATTGATAAAGACAATACAACCATAGTAAATGGTTCAGGAAAAGCTAGTAATATAAAAGCTAGAGTGAATCAAATTAAAGCACAAATAGAAACTACAACTTCAGATTACGATAGAGAGAAACTACAAGAGCGTTTAGCTAAATTAGCTGGTGGTGTTGCAGTTTTATATGTTGGTGCTGCTTCTGAAGTAGAAATGAAAGAAAAGAAAGACAGAGTTGATGATGCTTTACACGCTACTCGTGCTGCCGTTGAAGAAGGAATTGTTGCCGGTGGTGGAGTTGCTTTAGTAAGAGCTAAAAAAGTTTTAGAGAAAATTACAACTGAAAACTTAGATGAAACTACTGGAGTTCAAATTGTAAACAAAGCTATTGAATCTCCTTTAAGAACGATTGTTGAGAATGCCGGCGGTGAAGGTTCTGTTGTAATCAACAAAGTATTAGAAGGTAAAAAAGACTTTGGTTATGATGCAAAATCTGAAGCCTATGTAGATATGCTAAAAGCTGGAATTATTGACCCTAAGAAAGTAACTAGAGTTGCTTTAGAAAATGCAGCTTCTGTTGCTGGAATGATCTTAACCACAGAATGTGCATTAGTAGATATTAAAGAAGATGCTCCTGCTGGCGGTGGAATGCCTCCAATGGGTGGTGGAATGCCAGGAATGATGTAG
- the lptE gene encoding LptE family protein, which yields MKKIKFLFITFFTAIVIVGCGAYSFTGGNTGDAKTIQIDFFPNQASLVEPQLSQKFTQDLQDLFTRQTNLTLVPRNGDLYLSGEITGYRITPMSATAQQTAAQNRLQITFNVRFVNKLNEKDDFEKSFSFYSDYGATEQLIGGVLDGALEEIIERVTQDIFNASVAKW from the coding sequence ATGAAAAAAATCAAGTTTCTTTTTATAACATTTTTCACAGCAATTGTTATCGTTGGTTGTGGCGCATATTCTTTCACAGGAGGAAATACAGGAGATGCAAAAACAATACAGATTGATTTTTTTCCGAATCAAGCTTCTTTAGTTGAACCTCAACTTAGTCAAAAATTCACACAAGATTTACAAGATTTATTTACACGACAGACCAATTTAACATTGGTTCCAAGAAATGGCGATTTATACCTGTCTGGCGAAATCACTGGATATAGAATTACTCCTATGAGTGCAACTGCACAACAAACTGCGGCACAAAATAGATTGCAAATTACATTTAATGTTCGTTTTGTAAATAAACTAAATGAAAAAGATGATTTTGAAAAAAGCTTTTCTTTTTATTCAGATTATGGAGCTACAGAACAACTTATTGGTGGTGTTTTAGACGGTGCTTTAGAAGAAATCATAGAACGTGTTACACAAGATATCTTTAATGCTTCTGTAGCAAAATGGTAA
- a CDS encoding TonB-dependent receptor domain-containing protein: MKKYILNVLLLIPLFSFSQETFKGMIMDRNNPKNNKGVADVNVHWLNTNVGVITNKKGWFTIPYKSSYKKLVISYIGYKTDTLTIKNLNLIHHFLTEESDLEEIKITSKKAATQKSFLSTANVFTVNSDELLKAACCNLAESFETNPSIDVSFSDALTGTRQIQMLGLTSPYLLISEENIPSVRGASQAFGLTFTPGTWVESIQITKGAGSVVNGYESISGQINAELVKPFTDKKFFLNAYSSLNGRLELNTHFNQKVSDKWQTGLYVHGNLRKQKFDKNNDGFLDAPLANQINIMNRWQYTDAQKGWVSFLSFRYVNDEKQTGQTSFNPDIDKNSSTIWGSEIKTKRFNTAAKVGYVFPELPFQSFGLQVAYSNHDQDSYFGLRNYDINHQSVYANLLFNSIIGDTRSKFKTGISYTNDLYDELVNAINFDRSENSFGAFFEYAYDNLEDFSFTAGLRIDKHNLLGTFLTPRLHLRYVPWEKGVIRASAGRGKRSANIFAENQQLFASSRQIKIDANGGNIYGLNPEIAWNYGVSYLQKFNLFDKKGDITFDFYRTDFQNQIVVDWENPQEIAFYDLSGESIANSFQVEVNYTLAKNLNLRTAYKYFDVSTDYKSGHFQKAIQPKNRFFANLSYETEIQENDNQWKFDTTFNLIGEQRLPNTSTNPVQYQLEKYSKEYSLLNLQITKVFSKKFEIYFGGENITNFKLKNPILASDAAFGSNFDTTIVYGPIFGAAYYTGLRYKID, encoded by the coding sequence ATGAAAAAATATATTCTCAATGTCCTTTTATTAATTCCGTTATTTTCTTTTTCACAAGAAACGTTTAAAGGAATGATAATGGATAGAAACAATCCGAAAAATAATAAAGGTGTTGCCGATGTTAATGTACACTGGTTAAATACAAATGTTGGTGTAATTACCAATAAAAAAGGATGGTTTACAATACCTTATAAATCATCTTATAAAAAATTAGTCATAAGTTATATCGGTTATAAAACAGATACGTTAACAATAAAAAACTTAAATCTGATTCATCATTTTTTAACAGAAGAATCCGATTTAGAGGAAATAAAAATAACTAGTAAAAAAGCTGCAACTCAAAAATCATTTTTATCTACAGCAAATGTATTTACGGTAAATTCTGATGAATTGTTAAAAGCCGCGTGTTGTAATTTGGCAGAGAGTTTTGAAACAAACCCATCGATTGATGTTAGTTTTTCTGATGCATTAACAGGTACAAGGCAAATTCAAATGTTAGGACTTACAAGTCCGTATTTGTTAATTTCTGAAGAAAATATACCTTCAGTGAGAGGAGCTTCGCAAGCTTTTGGATTAACTTTTACACCTGGAACTTGGGTAGAAAGTATTCAGATTACAAAAGGAGCAGGGTCAGTTGTTAACGGATACGAAAGTATTTCTGGACAGATTAATGCAGAATTGGTAAAACCTTTTACAGATAAAAAGTTCTTTTTAAATGCCTATAGTTCTTTAAACGGACGATTAGAGTTAAACACACATTTCAATCAAAAAGTTTCAGATAAATGGCAAACAGGTTTGTATGTTCATGGAAATCTTAGAAAACAAAAATTTGATAAAAACAACGATGGTTTTTTAGATGCCCCATTAGCAAACCAAATAAATATAATGAATCGTTGGCAGTATACCGATGCTCAAAAAGGATGGGTTAGTTTTCTTAGTTTTAGATATGTAAATGATGAAAAACAAACTGGGCAAACGTCCTTTAATCCAGATATTGATAAAAACTCATCAACCATTTGGGGTAGTGAAATTAAAACGAAACGTTTTAATACCGCAGCAAAAGTTGGATATGTTTTTCCAGAGTTGCCATTTCAAAGTTTCGGATTACAAGTAGCTTATAGTAATCATGATCAAGATTCTTATTTTGGGTTAAGAAATTATGATATCAATCATCAAAGTGTATATGCAAATTTGCTTTTTAATTCAATCATTGGAGATACTAGAAGTAAGTTTAAAACAGGAATTTCTTATACAAATGATCTCTATGATGAACTTGTAAATGCTATAAATTTTGATAGAAGCGAAAACTCTTTTGGCGCATTTTTTGAATATGCTTACGACAATTTAGAAGATTTTAGTTTTACTGCAGGCTTACGAATTGACAAGCATAATTTATTAGGTACATTTTTAACTCCACGTTTGCATTTACGATATGTTCCTTGGGAAAAAGGTGTGATTAGAGCTTCGGCAGGAAGAGGAAAAAGGAGTGCAAATATCTTTGCCGAAAATCAGCAATTATTTGCAAGTTCTAGACAAATAAAAATTGATGCGAATGGTGGAAATATCTATGGATTAAATCCTGAAATTGCTTGGAATTATGGAGTTTCATATTTGCAGAAGTTTAATTTATTTGATAAAAAAGGTGATATTACTTTTGATTTTTATCGAACAGATTTTCAAAATCAAATAGTGGTTGATTGGGAAAATCCACAAGAAATAGCCTTCTATGATTTATCAGGAGAAAGTATCGCGAATAGTTTTCAAGTAGAAGTAAATTATACACTAGCAAAAAATTTAAACCTTAGAACTGCGTATAAATACTTTGATGTTTCAACAGATTATAAATCAGGTCATTTTCAAAAAGCGATTCAACCAAAAAATAGATTTTTTGCAAATCTATCATATGAAACTGAGATACAAGAAAATGATAATCAATGGAAATTTGATACAACATTTAATTTAATTGGAGAGCAGCGTTTACCAAATACGTCTACAAATCCTGTTCAATATCAATTAGAAAAATATTCTAAAGAATATAGTTTGCTGAATTTGCAAATCACAAAAGTCTTTTCGAAGAAATTTGAAATATATTTTGGAGGAGAGAATATCACAAACTTTAAACTTAAAAATCCTATTTTAGCAAGTGATGCTGCTTTTGGCTCAAACTTTGATACCACAATTGTATACGGCCCAATTTTTGGAGCTGCATATTATACAGGATTACGTTATAAAATCGATTAA
- the miaB gene encoding tRNA (N6-isopentenyl adenosine(37)-C2)-methylthiotransferase MiaB, which produces MEQVEKVIDEKIQGKALVTESKQENSKKLFIESYGCQMNMNDSEIVASILSEQGFNTTQNLENADLVLVNTCSIREKAETTVRKRLQKYNRVKKHVNPKMKVGVLGCMAERLKEKFLEEEKIVDLVVGPDAYRDLPNLLEEIDAGRDAVNVILSKDETYGDVSPVRLNSNGVSAFVSITRGCDNMCTFCVVPFTRGRERSRDPKSIIEEIQSMVDKNFKEITLLGQNVDSYLWYGGGLKKDFKKASELAQATAVGFAELLDLCAKEFPKTRFRFSTSNPQDMSLDVIHVMAKHKNICKYLHLPVQSGSNAMLKAMNRQHTREEYKELVDNIFRIIPEIALSQDMIVGFCGETEEDHQDTLELLEYVKYDYGFMFAYSERPGTLAAKKMEDDVPKETKQRRLAEVIALQRKHGLYRTQQHLGKTEEFLIEGTSKKDPNQWKARNTQNMVAVFAKGDYKLGDFVNVKIEDCTSATLKGTAIGYSDNN; this is translated from the coding sequence ATGGAACAGGTAGAGAAAGTTATTGATGAAAAAATACAAGGAAAAGCTCTTGTAACTGAAAGTAAGCAAGAAAATAGTAAGAAATTATTCATTGAAAGTTATGGCTGTCAAATGAATATGAATGATAGTGAGATTGTTGCTTCTATCCTTTCTGAACAAGGTTTTAATACAACTCAGAATTTAGAAAATGCCGATTTAGTTTTGGTAAATACTTGCTCTATAAGGGAAAAAGCTGAAACTACAGTTAGAAAACGTTTACAAAAATACAATAGGGTAAAAAAACATGTAAATCCAAAAATGAAAGTTGGGGTTTTAGGCTGCATGGCAGAACGTCTAAAAGAAAAATTTTTAGAGGAAGAAAAAATTGTTGATTTAGTTGTTGGACCAGATGCATATAGAGATTTACCAAACCTTTTAGAAGAAATTGATGCTGGTAGAGATGCAGTAAACGTAATTTTATCTAAAGACGAAACCTACGGAGATGTATCTCCAGTTCGATTAAATTCTAACGGAGTTTCTGCATTTGTTTCCATTACACGTGGATGTGATAACATGTGTACTTTCTGTGTTGTTCCTTTTACAAGAGGACGAGAAAGAAGCCGTGATCCAAAAAGTATTATTGAGGAAATTCAATCTATGGTAGATAAGAATTTCAAAGAAATTACTTTATTAGGTCAAAATGTAGATTCTTATTTATGGTATGGTGGCGGATTGAAAAAAGACTTCAAAAAAGCTTCTGAACTTGCTCAAGCAACTGCTGTCGGATTTGCAGAATTATTAGACCTATGTGCTAAAGAGTTTCCAAAAACACGTTTTCGTTTTTCTACATCCAATCCACAAGACATGAGTTTAGATGTAATACATGTAATGGCTAAACACAAAAATATTTGTAAATATTTACACCTCCCTGTTCAAAGCGGAAGTAACGCAATGTTAAAAGCTATGAACCGTCAACATACACGTGAAGAATACAAAGAATTAGTAGATAATATTTTTAGAATAATTCCCGAAATCGCTTTAAGTCAAGATATGATTGTTGGTTTTTGTGGAGAAACAGAAGAAGATCATCAAGATACTTTAGAATTGCTAGAATATGTAAAATACGACTACGGTTTTATGTTTGCTTATTCTGAAAGACCCGGGACTTTAGCAGCCAAAAAAATGGAAGATGACGTTCCAAAAGAAACGAAACAACGTCGTTTAGCAGAAGTAATTGCTTTACAAAGAAAGCATGGTTTATATAGAACACAGCAACATTTAGGAAAAACTGAAGAGTTTTTAATTGAAGGAACTTCTAAAAAAGATCCAAACCAATGGAAAGCTAGAAACACACAAAATATGGTTGCAGTTTTTGCAAAAGGTGATTATAAATTAGGTGATTTTGTTAATGTAAAAATTGAAGATTGTACTTCTGCGACTTTAAAAGGAACTGCTATTGGTTATTCAGATAATAATTAA
- a CDS encoding heavy-metal-associated domain-containing protein produces the protein MKKIIVLFSLLMIGFSVQSQEVKKKKNAKISIEVDGICGMCKKRIEKAALNTKGVKFAIWNVKTHQLNMIIDERKTTVNKIQKNIAEVGHDSKGYVATEESYNAVHPCCKYRDEEIVLDHEGGMKKQKKKN, from the coding sequence ATGAAAAAAATAATAGTATTATTTAGTTTACTAATGATTGGGTTTTCAGTTCAATCTCAAGAAGTAAAAAAGAAGAAAAACGCTAAAATAAGTATAGAAGTTGATGGTATTTGCGGGATGTGCAAAAAGCGAATAGAGAAAGCAGCTTTAAATACAAAAGGTGTAAAATTTGCAATTTGGAACGTAAAAACACATCAATTAAATATGATTATTGATGAGCGTAAAACGACCGTAAATAAAATTCAGAAGAATATTGCAGAAGTTGGTCATGACTCTAAAGGCTATGTGGCAACGGAAGAGTCTTATAATGCGGTGCATCCATGTTGTAAATATAGAGATGAAGAAATTGTGTTAGATCATGAAGGAGGAATGAAAAAGCAGAAAAAGAAGAATTAA
- a CDS encoding n-acetylglutamate synthase, protein MKQEFNFHNKTFELLENSETGKVNSETVFKYKQEGNLVTADYFGGTIKYGKIIATLDNDKLNMLYQCVTNENELKAGKAIAKISLTSNQKIKLSLKWEWLIDEKGKGLSEYLEK, encoded by the coding sequence TTGAAACAAGAATTCAATTTTCATAATAAAACATTTGAGTTATTAGAAAACTCTGAGACTGGGAAAGTTAATTCGGAAACAGTATTTAAATACAAACAAGAAGGGAATTTAGTTACGGCAGATTATTTTGGTGGCACTATAAAATATGGTAAAATAATTGCGACACTAGACAATGACAAATTGAATATGTTATATCAATGTGTAACAAATGAAAACGAATTAAAAGCTGGAAAAGCTATTGCAAAAATTAGTTTAACCAGCAATCAAAAAATAAAGTTAAGCCTAAAATGGGAATGGTTAATTGATGAAAAAGGAAAAGGACTTTCTGAATATTTAGAAAAATAA